TGTGAGTGAATCCACAATTAGCAACGTTGAGCAAGCTCCATTGCCCTTGGTTGAGCGCATCCCAGGTTATTTATCCCCATCTCCTCAAGACTCTTGGTTCTTTCCTGCATCAAAGAAAGTTGAGATGTGTTTGCATGGGTCTTGTTGGAAGTTAGCCGATCAAGCTTGTTGATTGATTCCACTTCCagaagaaaatatttttctGCTTTAATGTAACACACAATGGAATTTTCCAAGACCTCAaaagattttaataaataaattccttcacatcatcatcatccactCTATATGCAGACCATGTAGTTTCTATTGCGTTATATATAACTTTCATAGTCATCTCATACTCATTTGGCCACATTCACAAATGATATGTACTTGTTTAAATATCCCACATCGACTGTACATCTAAGAAAATAAGGGTTTAAATATCGTAAcctcactccaactaataccgaggccttttgtgataaaacctcacacctgacaGATTGTGTAGGTGATAATTACCAAGTTAGGATagatcggtgttgttggaagtggaccTTTGGTCTATCTCTATGATAATTTGACATGGTATCAGTGCCAGGAAGCAAACCCGTACCGCCACGTAATGGGTGGGTCCCTTTGGCCCCACACGATGATGGTGGTCCCTTGGCCCTATGTGTAACGTGAGTCATCTTGGCTCCACATGGTTGTTGATGTGTGGATCTCACATGCGACCCACTATTAGGGTCCAatgtgagggggcgtgttgagataTCCCACATCGATCGTACATCtgagaaaagaaaagtttaaatatcctaaccctATTCCAATTAATACTGAggctttttgtgataaaacctcacacttGACGAATTGTGCTTGTGGTCCCTTGGCCCCATGTGTGGGATGAGTCCTCTTGGCTCCACATGGTTGTTGATGTGTGGATCTCATGTGCAACCCACTATTAGGGTCCCAAGTGAGGGGGCACGTTGAGATATCCCACATCGATCGTACCTctgagaaaagaagagtttaagtATCCTAAccccactccaactaataccgaaaccttttgtgataaaatctcacatctgacggattgtgcatgtggtaattaccaagttgggaaTAGTACATGTGTCATTGGAAGTGGCTTTTGGTCTGTCTCTTTGTTAATTCGACATTAGTTTCCTCCGAAGCTCTacaaatgtaattttatttgaaacaattaaaggaaaactaatgataAGAGCTCCAAAACTTTGAGTTGTAATAAAAAACAACCttgtaactttatttaatggttagtAAAGAGCCCAATACTAAATCAGTTCAACTAGGATGGCCCAACCAAAATAACATGTTGATTTGTCAAGGATGGCCCAACTAGTGGCTTTGCTACTGTAATCCACACTTCCGCCggagggaggggggactcataGAAGTATTTCGCCTCTCTCTGAACACCATCATGTGATTCACCAACGTTAGGAATCGAACCCACGACATGTCGTGCAGAACAATGGTTTACATAGTTTACTATTTCATTGATGTTGAGTTTGTTTATGTACTTATTTATTCATAGTTACATATTATGACTTATGTTACGAAATATTAGTTATATCGTCAACAATCATTAATCATTATCATCATAAATAAATCAATAACACTACGTGACGATATAACTGACacactctaattttttttatgaaatgtaCCTTAATTATATCTATATTTGGATGCAAGAACATGTTAGCTTATGGAGCCCATGCATAATAACATACTCAGCAAAATCTGACCAACAGACTAGTAGTCTAATCGTATCAAAAGGacgtgttttattttttttccagttgCTCTCATATATTGTGATTGGTGGCTAACGGGCTTGGGTTAGCCCCCTTTAGGGGTAGTTATTGAAAAAGAATTTTATTGGGGGTTAGGCTTTAATCAGCTCGTGTTTTTAATGTTTGTAAGGCTGTGATACGAGTAGTTTTATCCTTATGATTAAATCTCAAATTGTTTTGGTTAAATAAAAGTTCAGGGtgatttttggttaataaaaaattgaccCAAACCCTCTTTATTAAAATTCGCAACaattaatcattttgttttgcaatttttgtaCGTTGAGTCAGTCCACCTCCCACCATAGCTTATCTAAATTGTCAAATTAGACTGCTTCCTAAAATATAACCAaaacaataagaaaagaaaaaagtgaaacacatattgaaatatatttttatctACATCATTCAATTTCCCAGACAATCCTACGAACTGCTTCTCATAAACGATTCCTCGTATGTGATAAAATGCATACATGTCAATAATAATGAAACGACTTATAGTCAAAGACTCAGATAGTCCAAAAAGAGTGCTTCAtaccaaaagaaaatggaaagaaaaacggttttttttttttttggtatattgatatttttacactaaggggaatggaagtttggctaagccacacaatgagcaacctaatttgaaaagaaaaacggTTTGTTATCAATAAGGTGTGCCTTTTCTGCAAGTCATTATctttaaatttcatatttagtTTGCCTTACCTTAAAATTGTGTAAGAGCTAAAATGGACGAACAACTTCATAGATCTACAATTTTGAATCTTATTGAGAATTATAACATTTTTCTACTGATGTTAAACTCGTATACCTATAAATCAATCAATAAAATGAACCACCTACCCTCATCGTCACTTAGGGCTGCACAAATCTCACTGTTTCTCACAAGTTTCCACCATTTCTTACGTCTACGGTTTTGCCTTCAGATTCTCTAATTCTTCATCTAATaggattttctgtttttttagtttatttggtGTTTAATTTGAgagtatttgtgtctatttaagtggaatttttggatatatttgatggtttttataaaaactaacatTGTTGAAATTAAGGGCCACTTCTTGACTTTATTTGATAATTTCTCTTTTGGATATGTATTCTATACAATTATTACTTTTGCTAAATGATCATATAGGGTTGAGCCACATTCAAGTAACCAACCTACTTATCGCTATTGgacaagtttaaattttgagatttgtgtctgTCCACTACATAgatctcgaaatttaaactcatttaacgaCGATAAATAGTCACCGGCATCATCATCACCTGAGGTTGGTGAACATTGGTTAGAGAAGTATTACTAGAATAACCCTTTGGCACTGAAAGATACCATAgaacttacttttttttttttttttatcaaatcaatGTAGCTCTTACGTAAACGAAATTTACACACGTCCCACATCAATCCCAGAATTCCTTGATTCTCATCCCATAAGGGAGCTGAATTGTAATGTAATTCCCATAACATCCCACCATCCTCCCACTCTCTCACCTAAATTTTGGTAAGGAAATGCATGAATCCATCGATATCATTCGTTTTGTGTGAATCAAGCACTCCTAAAAAGCACTTTACAAGTACAAGCAAATTGGGAAGTACATCTTCGACATGGATTTTGAGTCTTCACCCCCTAACAATGTTACCATTGACATCATAATTCAAGTTTCAAGCGTGATGGGACTGTAGAATGTCTACATttccaaatatttttcttatgttttaAATGCTATCTGAATGCATATACATTTTTAATGGTATCAGGAAATCTGAAAAGATCGCTACCTCATTCATGTTGACTCTTTCGCTCCTAGTGCTCAAACAAGGGGTAACTTGGCATATTCGTCCAAAGCCCTAAAAGCAACTGAGGCGATGTTAGTTACAAGCATTCCCTCTTCCGGTTCTTGTCACAATAGAAACAGCTTCAATACCTACAGAAAATTCACATGAAAGTGTTTTGAAATTGACCCAAATGATATCATTCTAACTAAATAGAATGCTCAAgctataatttttatttactaGTATGTGCATGTGTGGGATGCGGGATGTGAACTATGAGGCCTCTTTAGAGGAGAAATGTGGCTACATCTGGTGATCCGATCTTTTCACGTGGTTACTTACTTGTCAGTAAAGGGTAATCAAGGTCAAGTCTAAGCATCCGCATGAATAGATAGTGTTTAACTTTGAGTACAGCCTTCAAAGGCAAGTAAAACTCCTCATAAATGCTTACTCAAACTCTCTTTACTTTACTCAATTGAAGGTAAGGCATATATTCCCAAAACAAAGAGTAGAATTCATTTATTTTGGCTGTTAATTCAGTTCAAAGTATTGTCCACAAAGAAGAGGCTGAGGTAGGGTGGCTGAAATTTACTTCCTCCTCTTTGGACCAACGATGATCAGATCAAAGATCAACTTGACCATCACTGGATAGACAACATTCAGAATGATATCAAAGTTCTAACTAATTATCAAACTAATAATCGTGAAGCAAATCCTATGAAAACTATACACATCTACTATCAACTGGAATGGCATTCTGGCAATGATTATGGCACATGATTCATATTTCAAGATATCGTCATTCACCAAGACAAAATCCTCGCTAACAGTCAAAAATTCATTCTAAGAGCATGCAATCTAGAACAATTGTAGGCCATATAAAAGATACTTAGGATATCCTATACATTTTAACCAAGTTTTCCACAGTATTTGACCAAGATAGGACTTTCGATAATAAATAAGGAacgcttttttgtttttatttttatccccTTTTGACATACAACTGAATTGTGAATCTTATTCCACTTTAGGAATTGTCAATATTTATAAGATAATATATGAGCGTCAAAGCGGTAAAATTACCTTTCAGTCTTCATCCTGCTCGGGTACAATGTGTTTACCACTTTTTCTTAACTTGAATAAAATACAAACGGTACTGCATAAAGAGAACCATTCATAAGCACATTTTTATAGAACTAAACGTATGTTAGCACTTCCAGAAAGTAATATCTAAATAATTGCAAGCCCGTATTGATTTTCTAGCCATGGTAACAGAGGTAAGACAATATACAACTGGAAGAGTGCAAGTGAGGCAGCAGCCGTGCATTCTTAATTGCAAAAGTCCATAGACATTAGATATTATAAAATCTAATTATGTGTCTACATAAGCTAGGCCAGAAACAATATTCTAGCCGCTGTTAAAAGACTTTCTTACTAAATTATGCCAGCAGATACAAATTATGATAATCCCCAAACAGTTCTCCTACAATCAAGTGTTCATTAAAAAAGTATGATTTGTTTGAAACATGAATACTATCACCTAAGCCTGATACGATGAAGTATGATTTTCAAAAATGTTACATACAGTTGGCTCAGTGTACATTTAATATTTATACTATTTCATCTAAATAAGCCATGTTGCCTGAGAGGATTATATTTTTGAGCAATTGATTAAAATGGTTTCGAAAGTATTGTAAGGTCATTTTCAGTTTAGCATACAGCACATTGACTTCTTAATGACTGAGATAAGTTCAAGCAAATCTACAGCTTACCAAGCAAAAAAACAGTGAGCATCAAACCAAGGGTAGCTTGAACTGAACAACGATTGTTCAAGCGCAGTGGTGTCTGCCATTGCTTCCGTGGACTTTGCAATTGCTTCTGAGATGCACCAACCCGACCAAACATCTGCAAAGACAATATATGagtttttctaaaaattaataaaaaataaacaaacaaaaaaaatctatcaactgaaagaaagcaaaggagagaggatgaaaagaacaaaaaccaaattcgttcttttctttctccttgcatgTGAAAGATATATTGCCTTTTATTCACATGTTATAATCAACTCTTCCCTTCAAGTACGTAATAATCTGACCTGGTTGAACAAATTAACTGCTCCAGTTCCCAGATGCAATTGCCCACACTTTTGCCTCCAGAAGACAAGTTTGGATCGTTTTTCTTTGGGTGTGTCCTCATATCCTGGAATTAGATTTCTTCTCTGTTCAACTTCATCCGCTATTACAATCCTCAGCTCACCGTAATTTGGTGAGCTGCATGCCTTCCTTGTATTAGTTGTTTTTTCTGTATCATAAAATATATCATCCCTCATTCCTgcaatttcttttcctttcgaTTCCATGACGAAATTTGGATCCTTGGAAAGAGTAATAACATCTTTAACACCCTTTATTTCATCAGAGATGTCTCCATTGCATGCAGCACTAGATTTAAGGTTCATCTCTTTTCTTCTAATGTCACTTTCCCCAGAGCTGCTCCTACAAGGTCCTAGTTCTAGACATTCATTTTTGGCAGTTTGCATACTTTGGGATGTCCCAGAGAGAAATGCAGCAAAATCATCATGTTCTTCTTCATCCAGCTGTACCCATCGAAGGGGTTGCTTTCCTTCCACACTAAACGATTCCCTTAGTGCTGTTTCAACTTGggaaatttggttttcaatagcAGTAATAAATTGTCCATGTCTAGCTGCTGTATGATCATCACCACGTTGTCCATAGCTCAATCTGACAGCCTTCTCAAACTCTTCCAACTAAAACGCATTCACAATTCAACACGACAGAATACAGTTAGAAAAAGTGCAATACCAGCTAAACCACTTATATAAAACACTTTCTCTGATTTCTAATTGGTAATAATATCTAACAGTCCAAATCAGGATTGAAATGCTAACAGAGATTGGCGGCAAAGAAAGTATATGTCTCATCTTAGGGAACAAAATATCCAACAATGGTTAAAGCTGAGATGAGTTTTTTCACTTTCAAAAGAATCGATGGAAAACTTATCTAAATTGGATTCTTCCTTGTTCAACTTTATTAACAATCACCAGGATAGTATCGATACAATCATAAATTCTGATCATATTTTTGTACAGTGAATAaacaagagaggaagaagagtagATAGCTGAAGAGAGACAAGAGACATACCTGCCATTTGGCAGTACCTAAAGCAGTTTGCAGCTCCCTACAGAGTTCATCCAAATGTTTTGGTGCTAGCCTTTCACTCCTCTGTCGAACCCATACCCTGTACGTAGATTCCATTctggaaaacaaaataaacggAAAATAAAAGGGGGAGTTAGAGAATAAGTTATTTCGAGTACCAATTTTACTGAGCTTTCtaaaaaaacatatatcaagatggtGGTAGTTTCCAAGTATCCGAAAACGAGAATGGGCTCCCTATGCAAAAACTTATAGAGAGAGTAGCAGTATAATACCACTAAATCCCTATAGTCACTGACTAAACATCAGGAGTTGACAATCTGTAGAATAAACACTCAAATTTTAAACTGGAAGAAAATGGTCTTTTTCGTAGGCCGCGAAGAATGTGACCTTTCAATTATAGTTCACCTCTCCATGGGATATAGGGCGGTCTACCATCTACCATCACCTTCACAGTGCAATCACCAAACATGACTGGCTCACAAAGTCATCCAACATCATGAGAGCATTTCCCTTAATGATTAGAATACAAACAATTTATCATTTCCCCATTCCCAGTACAGTTGAGAATATTTTTTCTTATCATCCAAAATGAAGGGTAAAATCACGCTAACGCACTGCATTACAGCGTACAGAAGCTATATCCGTAAACAAGTTATCATTTCCAAACCATCATGAGAGAGTATTCATCATAAACCTATCTAGAATTTCAAATTCAACCCACAATAAACATCAGGCACATCatcaaaactttgaaataaTGGGAAAAGGGGAGAGAAACACACAACCCAGAATTCCAACAAATTGACACTCAAAAACCAGCAGCACAACCgcccaaatgaaaatttttccaacaaattatatattttaagcaCTATGAAAGATAAAGCACAAATAATTAATGCGTATTTCACTTCCAAAAATCTCGCAAAAACATAATTCAAAAAACCCATATCCAATTTCCAATAACACAGTCCAAATAAACACAGAAACCAATCCAAGCAGCTGAACCCACatgataaaaattataaataaataaaataaaattaggaaaaacaaaaaacaatgaaaagcAGAAGGAAAACATGAACATACATGTCAGCTGATTCTTGGACCTCCTCAGCTGCAGGAAAGAAGACGTCCTTTTTCCAAAGATCAAAACTGCTTGCGACCATCATCTTGATTCTTCACCAACAACAAAAACCCaccaatgaaaatgaaaacaagGACCCCCAATTCCCTTCCGAGCCTTCAAAGTTCAAGCTAACGAAAAAATGCTTCAAAAATTTTCATATAAACGGGTATTTATGATGCTCCGGCAGGTGGCTTTTTGTTGCTTGGCCGTCTCCTTtcctctcttctcttcttcgctAGGGAGGAAgcaaagaaggaagagaaagacGAAAGAAAGGTAACaaacagagagagaggagacgtagtatttatttctcttttttctcacTACATTCTTTCCCTCTGTATCTTTGTGTctatgtttctttctttttctttttctttatttcaaaaaaatttaatattcgaccaaaacaaatattaaataaaaccTTATACTATAAGGTGGTAATCTGCTGCAGCAGCCAAAGAAAGATGTAGCAAGTCATCACTGAGATTTGTTCTTGTGATTCTATAACATCAAGTCTTGAACGAGCATCAATTAATGATACAGTCCCATGATAATTTTATAGCATTTAAGTTGGAATCAAGTGAATCGCTAGTTCGTTTCGATATCAATTTATTCTTAAATCCGTCAAAAAAATCTGATTTGTTTTGCAATCAAAATACTAAATTTAAACTAGTTAGCCAATTACTACTTAATACAACGGATTAGTGATATTTCtcatcatttgtaagtgaaaggtcttaagttcgattctcgtctaaggcgaatttgaaccacattattgttagcctattgtgaaGCTTAGCCTACCCTATTTTTCTCTAAATGTAGATAatttcgtttgttaaaaaaaaaaaaaaaaaaaaaaaaaaaaaccgatttAGCCAATTTTTCGGTTACTTTTTTTGACAAAACTGccttataaatatttttttaaacaaacgatgtTGTTTACATTAAGGAGGTAGAGAAGTAGGTTgagtctcacaatgagctaacaacaatgtggtttaaattcgtttttaacgATAATTGAACATAAAATgttttacttataaataaagaaaaatatcactggATCATATTATAGCGTTTAAGTTGGAATCAAGTGAATAGCTAGTTCGTTTCGATATCAATTTATTCTTAAATCCGTCAAAGAAATCTGATTTGTTTTGcaatcaaaatattaaattaaaactagTTAGCCAATTACTACTTAATACAACGGATTAGTGATATTTCTCATCATTTGTaggtgagaggtcttaggttcgattctcgcctaAGACGAAtatgaaccacattattgttagcctattgtcAAGCTTAGCCTACCCTATTTCTCTCTAAATGTAGATAATTtcgattgttaaaaaaaaaaccgatttAGCCAATGGACATTAGCCGATTTAACCGATTGACAAAACTGCCTTATTACATTAAGGAGGTAGAGAAGTAGGTTGAGTCTCAAAATGAGCTAACaacaatatggtttaaattcgtttttaacgataatcaaacttaaaatgttttacttataaataaaaaaaaatactactgGATCATATTACTAAATGACAATTGCCCTATATTTTTTAGGTATGTGGATTTTGTATTGGTTGGCAGGAGATGATGTCGGCGGTTGGAGACAGGTCAAGAAGAACTAATAGACAAAAAAGGGATGGTGGGCAGCCCACTTGGCTACAGCCAATGTGTGTGCCCCTTATTGGGACTTTGCCAGCTCGGTCCTCACAACATTACCAAAATGGGTGATGAGTCACATTATGCCATCTCAACTccattatcaattaattttacaCATTTAAAACAATatctggcttttttttttttttttttgtcagtttAAACTCTACATTTGTGAATAATTCAACTCTAatacttgaaatttgattatgATTAATCCATCACAAGTGCAGATGTGACTCAAACTCACGAGATATTCTTTCATATATCTAATTCACTGAATAATAATTGTCTACTAAATGAGTAGTGCACCTTTTTGACATGTAATAAAAATCAAGATCAAGcgatgaatttttatttaactcATCTAAATTTACACAAGCGATATAGAAAGAGCATGTGCGCTCTAACCAATGCGGCTACACTTACAACTGCATCTTAATGCAAGTATTACAAATAATTCATTAAGATGGATACAACTCTTAAATTTGTTTGTCCTTCTTTAGCAGTCGTAGTTAGATTAATCACACATAATCCAAAAATCCTAATTAATTTCTAAGACGTGAAGTATGATGATGGAGGATAATGTTTGTTTTGATCAAATTGATGGAGAATAATATCGCATTGGGAAGGAAAGACATAACATGTCAACCTCACAATTAAGTCACAACCTCCTTAACCACCACTTCAACTACCACCATTCCCACTCACTCACATGTGTAAACGTTACATTACATTATTAATATGacttctctttcttttgttttttttctaaaCGTTACATTACATTATTTTTACACAAGCAATATTGAAGTAGGGCGAATAGAATATAATACGTCGAGTGAAAGTTAAGTGAATTCTCTGATCAACTAAGCCACATATACATTTTGCTTATTTCACATGAATTTTTCTTGAGcaattttccttcttcattttcatcctttttctttttttttttttttttttttttttttgtggccaactattttatttattatttcagTAGGCTATAGCATGACCTACACTACCAATTATTTATAAAGAGTGCTGATAAACTCATATC
This Pyrus communis chromosome 6, drPyrComm1.1, whole genome shotgun sequence DNA region includes the following protein-coding sequences:
- the LOC137737791 gene encoding syntaxin-61-like, producing MMVASSFDLWKKDVFFPAAEEVQESADIMESTYRVWVRQRSERLAPKHLDELCRELQTALGTAKWQLEEFEKAVRLSYGQRGDDHTAARHGQFITAIENQISQVETALRESFSVEGKQPLRWVQLDEEEHDDFAAFLSGTSQSMQTAKNECLELGPCRSSSGESDIRRKEMNLKSSAACNGDISDEIKGVKDVITLSKDPNFVMESKGKEIAGMRDDIFYDTEKTTNTRKACSSPNYGELRIVIADEVEQRRNLIPGYEDTPKEKRSKLVFWRQKCGQLHLGTGAVNLFNQMFGRVGASQKQLQSPRKQWQTPLRLNNRCSVQATLGLMLTVFLLVPFVFYSS